A single genomic interval of Tursiops truncatus isolate mTurTru1 chromosome 1, mTurTru1.mat.Y, whole genome shotgun sequence harbors:
- the STMN1 gene encoding stathmin: MASSDIQVKELEKRASGQAFELILSPRSKESVPEFPLSPPKKKDLSLEEIQKKLEAAEERRKSHEAEVLKQLAEKREHEKEVLQKAIEENNNFSKMAEEKLTHKMEANKENREAQMAAKLERLREKDKHIEEVRKNKESKDPADETEAD, encoded by the exons ATGGCTTCTTCTG ATATCCAGGTGAAGGAACTGGAGAAGCGTGCCTCAGGCCAGGCTTTTGAGCTGATTCTCAGCCCTCGATCAAAAGAATCTGTCCCAGaattccccctttcccctccaaAGAAGAAGGATCTTTCCCTGGAGGAAATTCAGAAGAAACtagaagctgcagaagaaagaCGCAAG TCCCATGAAGCTGAGGTCTTGAAGCAGCTTGCTGAGAAACGAGAGCATGAGAAGGAAGTGCTTCAAAAAGCGATAGAGGAGAACAACAACTTCAGTAAAATGGCAGAGGAGAAGCTGACCCACAAAATGGAAGCCAACAAAGAGAACCGAGAGGCGCAAATGGCTGCCAAACTGGAGCGTTTGCGAGAGAAG GACAAGCACATTGAAGAAGTGCGGAAGAACAAAGAATCCAAAGATCCTGCTGATGAGACTGAAGCTGACTAA